A single Ptiloglossa arizonensis isolate GNS036 chromosome 2, iyPtiAriz1_principal, whole genome shotgun sequence DNA region contains:
- the LOC143143712 gene encoding FAD-dependent oxidoreductase domain-containing protein 1 has translation MLSIFVKNEGRINFLQKCLHFQTKRSFTEKNISNRIVQKKKDSSFIIPNKLKNGFESIKNSLASWKNDEINDDSVPWINEPPIISQYCDIVIIGGGVMGSSIAYWLKKRIYNDSRIIVIEKDPTYTKASTVLSVGGLRQQFSLEENIEMSLFGAEFIRNINDYLGVEGQPLIEPYFHPYGYLMLASENGAKILSENSKLQNFLGAKNILLSSTKLKDMFPWLSTGDIALGCLGLEKEGWFDPWSLLCAFKKKALVLGVEYAYAEAKGFMYKENFCNYEDHLDKLIIKTPEGETRTIKFSIAIVAAGASSGEIAKMAKIGTENGIRSLSLPVEPRKRYVYCFHCPDGPSLNTPLTIDYTGTYFRREGLAGTYICGRSPLESEEPSVQDLTVDDDYFNEIIWPTLAQRVKSFAKLKLISSWAGYYEFNTFDQNGIIGSHPYYKNLFFATGFSGHGIQQAPAVGRAISELIIDGEFMTIDLSHLGFDRIIYEKPRFETNII, from the exons ATGTtgtcaatttttgttaaaaatgaaGGACGGATTAATTTTTTGCAAAAGTGTTTGCATTTTCAAACTAAAAGATCTTTTACAGAAAAG AACATTTCCAATAGAATCGTACAAAAGAAAAAGGATTCTAGTTTTATAATaccaaataaattaaaaaatggttTTGAATCAATAAAAAACTCTCTTGCATCCTGGAAGAATGATGAAATTAATGATGATTCAGTACCATGGATAAATGAACCACCAATAATTTCACAATATTGTGATATTGTCATAATTGGAGGTGGAGTAATGGGTAGTTCCATAGCTTATTGGTTGAAAAAACGGATATACAACGATTCCAGAATTATAGTTATTGAGAAAGACCCTACA TATACAAAAGCATCAACAGTTCTCTCTGTTGGAGGTTTACGCCAACAATTTTCTcttgaagaaaatattgaaatgtcTCTTTTTGGTGCAGAGTTTATACGCAACATCAATGATTACTTAGGTGTTGAAGGACAGCCTTTAATTGAGCCATACTTTCATCCATATGGATACTTAATGTTGGCGAGTGAAAACGGAGCCAAAATATTATCAGAAAACtctaaattgcaaaattttcttgGAGCAAAGAATATTTTGCTGTCATCAACCAAATTGAAAGATATGTTTCCTTGGTTAAGTACAGGAGATATTGCATTGGGTTGTTTAGGATTAGAGAAAGAGGGTTGGTTTGATCCATGGTCCTTACTTTGTGCATTTAAAAAGAAAGCATTAGTTTTAGGAGTAGAATATGCCTATGCAGAAGCTAAAGGATTTATGTACAAGGAGAATTTTTGTAACTATGAAGATCATTTGGATAAATTGATT ATAAAAACTCCAGAGGGTGAAACAAGAACTATAAAATTTTCTATAGCTATTGTGGCTGCTGGTGCTTCTAGTGGAGAAATTGCTAAGATGGCTAAAATTGGTACAGAAAATGGAATCCGGAGCCTATCACTGCCTGTTGAACCAAG gAAAAGATATGTATATTGTTTCCATTGTCCGGACGGACCAAGTTTAAACACCCCATTAACAATAGATTATACAGGCACATATTTTAG AAGAGAAGGCTTAGCAGGCACTTATATTTGCGGAAGATCACCGCTTGAATCCGAAGAGCCTTCAGTTCAAGACTTGACTGTTGATGATGActacttcaacgaaataatcTGGCCCACACTTGCACAGAGAGTTAAAAGTTTTGCAAAGTTAAAG ttgatATCATCTTGGGCAGGATACTACGAGTTTAATACCTTTGATCAAAATGGAATAATTGGATCACATCCATAttataagaatttatttttcgcaACTGGATTTAGTGGACATGGAATTCAACAGGCGCCGGCTGTTGGAAGAGCAATTTCAGAATTAATTATTGATGGGGAATTTATGACAATTGATCTATCGCATCTCGGATTTGATAGAATTATTTATGAGAAACCTAGATTTGAAACTAATATTATTTGA
- the LOC143143713 gene encoding B-cell receptor-associated protein 31-like, which translates to MSLQWTIIAGFLYAEIILVLLLVLPIISPMKWQKIFKSRFLQTLHNQASIYFLVLLVILILCLLDAIREIRKYSTVGETSDHAHLDTEMQGNMKLFRAQRNFYISGFALFLCLVIRRLVILISSQATLLAQSVAAMRQAQSATTTAKSLLSQKTVGESAQNDSNEAHDKVLSELKHQLKELEVKNQEIENKFTKEKADKEAIKSQAEALAKEYDRLCEEHAKCSLSSGDKKID; encoded by the exons ATGAGTTTACAATGGACAATAATTGCTGGATTTCTATATGCAGAAATCattttagtattattattgGTTTTGCCAATAATCTCTCCAATGAAATggcaaaagatttttaaatCTCGATTCCTGCAAACCTTACATAATCAAGCATCCATATATTTTTTAGTTCTACttgttatattaatattatgttTATTGGATGCTATtagagaaattcgaaaatattccaCAGTTGGAGAAACTTCAGATCATGCTCATTTGGATACTGAGATGCAAG GAAACATGAAATTGTTCAGAGctcaaagaaatttttatatatctGGTTTTGCATTATTTTTATGTCTCGTTATACGACGTCTTGTAATCTTAATTTCATCTCAAGCTACACTATTAGCACAGAGTGTAGCAGCTATGCGACAAGCTCAGTCTGCAACAACAACtgcaaaaagtttgttgtctcaaAAAACAGTTGGAGAAAGTGCACAAAATGATTCAAATGAAGCCCATGATAAAGTTCTATCTGAATTGAAACATCAACTTAAGGAACTAGAAGTAAAAAATCAGGAAATAGAGAATAAATTTACCAAAGAAAAAGCTGATAAAGAGGCTATAAAGTCACAAGCTGAAGCGCTTGCTAAAGAATATGACCGTCTATGTGAAGAACATGCCAAATGTTCTTTATCGAGTGGTGAcaagaaaattgattaa
- the LOC143143715 gene encoding B-cell receptor-associated protein 31-like: protein MSLQWTIIAGFLYAEIILVLLLVLPIISPMKWQKIFKSRFLQTLHNQASIYFFGLLVILILCLLDAIREIRKYSTVGEISDRAHLDTEMQGNMKLFRAQRNFYISGFALFLCLVIRRLVILISSQATLLAQSVAAMRQAQSATTTAKSLLSQKTVGESAQNDSNEAHDKVLSELKHQLKELEVKNQEIENKFTKEKADKEAIKSQAEALAKEYDRLCEEHAKCSLSSGDKKID from the exons ATGAGTTTACAATGGACAATAATTGCTGGATTTCTATATGCAGAAATCattttagtattattattgGTATTGCCAATAATCTCTCCAAtgaaatggcaaaaaatttttaaatctcgATTCCTGCAAACCTTACATAATCAAGCATCTATATACTTTTTCGGTTTACttgttatattaatattatgttTATTGGATGCTATtagagaaattcgaaaatattcaacaGTTGGAGAAATTTCAGATCGTGCTCATTTGGATACTGAGATGCAAG GAAACATGAAATTGTTCAGAGctcaaagaaatttttatatatctGGTTTTGCATTATTTTTATGTCTCGTTATACGACGTCTTGTAATCTTAATTTCATCTCAAGCTACACTATTAGCACAGAGTGTAGCAGCTATGCGACAAGCTCAGTCTGCAACAACAACtgcaaaaagtttgttgtctcaaAAAACAGTTGGAGAAAGTGCACAAAATGATTCAAATGAAGCCCATGATAAAGTTCTATCTGAATTGAAACATCAACTTAAGGAACTAGAAGTAAAAAATCAGGAAATAGAGAATAAATTTACCAAAGAAAAAGCTGATAAAGAGGCTATAAAGTCACAAGCTGAAGCGCTTGCTAAAGAATATGACCGTCTATGTGAAGAACATGCCAAATGTTCTTTATCGAGTGGTGAcaagaaaattgattaa
- the Chchd3 gene encoding coiled-coil-helix-coiled-coil-helix domain containing 3 — protein sequence MGAEQSVRKLTIDNEEEIDVITVSNTLLQRFSKKGNEINSANTVVSPKSSESNDAPVTSGYPVYYYPQLTLTALEIQQRKEQEFHNQDQYWQNRLKNLKESHMKIQNIMDKEYEKAVDELYKNDQKNVQDTVQPCLGTTEKVLKCYQEHPKEILMCSNLIEEFSNCVDQCRTRVIAARC from the exons ATGGGAGCTGAACAAAGTGTTCGTAAGCTTACTATTGATAACGAAGAAGAAATAGATGTTATCACTGTATCAAATACTCTTTTACAACGATTTTCTaaaaaaggaaatgaaataaattctgcTAATACAGTTGTATCTCCAAAATCATCTGAAAGCAATGATGCACCAGTTACTTCTGGTTATCCTGTATATTATTACCCACAATTAACATTAACTGCTCTTGAAATACAGCAACGGAAAGAGCAAGAATTTCATAATCAAGATCAATATTGGCAAAaccgtttaaaaaatttgaaagaaagtcATATGAAAATTCAGAACATTATGGATAAGGAATATGAAAAAGCTGTAGACGAATTATACAAAAATG ATCAAAAGAATGTTCAAGATACTGTACAACCATGTTTAGGGACTACTGAAAAAGTACTCAAGTGTTACCAAGAACATCCTAAagaaattttgatgtgttctaaTTTAATAGAAGAATTTTCTAACTGTGTGGATCAATGCCGTACCCGTGTGATCGCAGCAcgttgttaa
- the LOC143155283 gene encoding GDP-D-glucose phosphorylase 1 isoform X2: MNHHEKQLNTDRGYNRRSPEDITSMTQFFNEKRFNFMQLTPAEQIMDLSNGDEEDIIAVNVSPIEYCHSLLLPQRYKRLPQVVTKHSLYKAIEIFSLSSSLYLRMTFNSLCAYASVNHLHWHLYYFNYRMLLEYTDLEEYIGPVQILRNYPAKGFCIKRSNVRDIDDLVVWAFLIINYLQQTQIAHNVYITRAKADSGEEYKDLRIYIWARKSTKGIKDTTILVPAACELFGHILVRAEETYRNLSEEYVAHTLIDITEEPFLLVLDGVRNLIQKQLMLPGL; this comes from the exons atgaatCATCACGAAAAACAG TTAAACACTGATCGTGGTTATAATAGAAGATCTCCTGAAGATATTACTTCTATGACACAATTTTTTAATGAGAAACGTTTTAACTTCATGCAACTTACACCAGCAGAACAAATAATGGATTTAAGTAATGGAGATGAAGAAGATATAATTGCAGTTAATGTTAGTCCTATAGAGTATTGCCATTCTCTTTTGTTAccacaaagatataaacggttaCCCCAAGTTGTAACAAAACATAGTCTATACAAagctattgaaatattttccttAAGTTCTTCTTT GTATCTCCGAATGACGTTTAATAGCCTCTGTGCCTATGCATCTGTAAACCATCTTCACTGGCACCTGTACTATTTTAACTATAGGATGTTATTGGAATATACT GATCTTGAGGAGTACATAGGTCCTGTTCAAATTTTAAGAAACTACCCAGCAAAAGGATTCTGTATAAAGCGATCCAATGTGCGGGACATAGATGACCTGGTAGTTTGggcatttttaataataaattacttGCAACAAACACAAATAGCACACAATGTATATATTACAAGGGCAAAAGCTGATTCTGGAGAAGAATATAAAGACTTGAGGATTTACATTTGGGCTAGAAAGTCCACTAAAGGTATAAAGGACACCACTATTCTTGTTCCAGCAGCTTGTGAACTATTTGGCCATATATTAGTAAGag ctgaagaaacatatcgaaatttgtCAGAAGAATATGTAGCTCATACTCTGATAGATATAACAGAAGAACCATTTTTATTAGTTCTTGATGGAGTAagaaatttaatacaaaaacaACTAATGTTACCAGGACTATGA
- the LOC143155283 gene encoding GDP-D-glucose phosphorylase 1 isoform X1: MSQYFNTVPKNCIPETSDNFVQNIKKCKESNFDRVLKEKWEEAQTKGVFRYKLNIQGTKVLDGKYQFIAQLNTDRGYNRRSPEDITSMTQFFNEKRFNFMQLTPAEQIMDLSNGDEEDIIAVNVSPIEYCHSLLLPQRYKRLPQVVTKHSLYKAIEIFSLSSSLYLRMTFNSLCAYASVNHLHWHLYYFNYRMLLEYTDLEEYIGPVQILRNYPAKGFCIKRSNVRDIDDLVVWAFLIINYLQQTQIAHNVYITRAKADSGEEYKDLRIYIWARKSTKGIKDTTILVPAACELFGHILVRAEETYRNLSEEYVAHTLIDITEEPFLLVLDGVRNLIQKQLMLPGL, translated from the exons atgtcTCAATATTTTAATACTGTTCCAAAAAATTGTATCCCTGAAACAAGTGATAACTTcgttcaaaatataaaaaaatgcaaAGAATCCAATTTTGATCgtgttttaaaagaaaaatgggaAGAGGCACAAACCAAAGGAGTatttcgttataagttaaacattCAAGGTACTAAAGTATTAGATGGAAAATATCAGTTTATAGCTCag TTAAACACTGATCGTGGTTATAATAGAAGATCTCCTGAAGATATTACTTCTATGACACAATTTTTTAATGAGAAACGTTTTAACTTCATGCAACTTACACCAGCAGAACAAATAATGGATTTAAGTAATGGAGATGAAGAAGATATAATTGCAGTTAATGTTAGTCCTATAGAGTATTGCCATTCTCTTTTGTTAccacaaagatataaacggttaCCCCAAGTTGTAACAAAACATAGTCTATACAAagctattgaaatattttccttAAGTTCTTCTTT GTATCTCCGAATGACGTTTAATAGCCTCTGTGCCTATGCATCTGTAAACCATCTTCACTGGCACCTGTACTATTTTAACTATAGGATGTTATTGGAATATACT GATCTTGAGGAGTACATAGGTCCTGTTCAAATTTTAAGAAACTACCCAGCAAAAGGATTCTGTATAAAGCGATCCAATGTGCGGGACATAGATGACCTGGTAGTTTGggcatttttaataataaattacttGCAACAAACACAAATAGCACACAATGTATATATTACAAGGGCAAAAGCTGATTCTGGAGAAGAATATAAAGACTTGAGGATTTACATTTGGGCTAGAAAGTCCACTAAAGGTATAAAGGACACCACTATTCTTGTTCCAGCAGCTTGTGAACTATTTGGCCATATATTAGTAAGag ctgaagaaacatatcgaaatttgtCAGAAGAATATGTAGCTCATACTCTGATAGATATAACAGAAGAACCATTTTTATTAGTTCTTGATGGAGTAagaaatttaatacaaaaacaACTAATGTTACCAGGACTATGA